The sequence AACGACCGGGCCCTGAAGGACGGGGCAGGTCGGGCCGGGGGGCCGCGCGGTGAAAATGATCCGAACCCTCACGCCCGAGCCGGTTTCAGGAAGTGGCCTGAGGCGTAATGTTCAAGCATGGACCGCCGCATTTTCGGGCTGGAGAACGAGTACGGCGTCACGTGCACGTTCCGGGGACAGCGCCGTCTGTCTCCGGACGAAGTGGCGCGGTACCTCTTCCGCCGTGTCGTGTCATGGGGCCGCAGCAGCAATGTCTTCCTGCGCAACGGCGCCCGCCTCTACCTCGACGTGGGCTCGCATCCGGAATACGCCACCCCCGAATGCGACAACATCACCGAACTGGTGACCCACGACAAGGCCGGTGAGCGCATCCTCGAAGGATTGCTCACCGACGCGGAACGCCGCCTGCACGAGGAGGGAATCGCGGGCGACGTCTATCTCTTCAAGAACAACACCGACTCAGCGGGCAACTCCTACGGCTGTCACGAGAACTACCTCGTGGCCCGGCACGGGGAGTTCTCCCGGCTCGCCGACATCCTCATTCCCTTCCTCGTCACCCGGCAGTTGCTGTGCGGGGCCGGAAAGGTGCTCCAGACCCCCCGGGGCGCGGTCTTCTGCGTCAGCCAGCGGGCGGAGCACATCTGGGAGGGCGTCAGCTCGGCGACCACCCGTTCCCGGCCGATCATCAACACCCGGGACGAGCCGCACGCCGACGCCGAGCGCTACCGCAGGCTCCACGTCATCGTCGGCGACTCGAACATGTCCGAGACCACCATGCTGCTCAAGGTCGGCGCCACCGACCTCGTCCTGCGGATGATCGAGGCCGGCACGGTCATGCGCGACCTCACCCTGGAGAACCCGATCCGGGCGATCCGCGAGGTCAGCCACGACATCACGGGCCGCCGCAAGGTCCGCCTCGCGAGCGGCAGGGAGGCGTCCGCGCTGGAGGTGCAGCGCGAGTACTACGAGAAGGCGCTCGACTTCTGCGAGCGCCGCGGCATCAACACCGGCACCGTCGCCCAGGTCCTCGAACTGTGGGGCCGGACCCTCGACGCGATCGAGTCGGAGGACCTCGACCGGATCGGTACCGAGATCGACTGGGTCATGAAGTACAAGCTGATCGAGCGGTACCGCGCCAAGCACAACATGACGATGTCGAATCCGCGGGTCGCGCAGATAGACCTCGCCTATCACGACATCCACCGCCGCCGGGGGCTGTACTACCTCCTGGAGAAGAAGGGACAGGCCGCGCGGATCTGCAACGACCTGCGCATCTTCGAGGGCAAATCCGTTCCCCCGCAGACCACGCGGGCGCGGCTGCGCGGCGATTTCATCCGCCGGGCACAGGAGCAGCGGCGCGATTTCACGGTGGACTGGGTGCACCTCAAGCTCAATGACCAGGCGCAGCGCACGGTGCTGTGCAAGGACCCCTTCAGGTCGGTCGACGACCGGGTGGAGAAGCTCATCGCCGGAATGTGACCGCCGGTTTATGGAACAGGGCGGATTTCTTTTCCCTGTGCGGAGCCACCGAAACCTGTGAAAAGGCCGGGCACGCGCTGTGCCCGGCCTTTTCCGCGCCCCGACCTGGCGGTTTCACCCGCCGTGAGCTGCCTGTTCCGCCTCCGGAGCCCAGGCGGTACCCGCGGCGCGCGGGGCGCGTGCGCGCACCTCGCTGAAAAGCGCTGCCGCGTTCCCTGTCGCCGAGGTGAGAGGGCCTAGAGTGACGGAACCGTATCCGCAACACTCTGGGGATCTTGTGCATCGCCGACTCGCAGCCTTCATCATCGTGCCCGCCCTGGCACTCGTCGCCACCGCCTGCGGTGGTGACGACGACAGCAAGGACAAGGCCGATTCGTCCAGCTCGCCCTCGGCGTCCGCTCCCGCCGAGTCCTCGGCGCCCAAGCCGGTCTCCTCGGCCTCGCCGATGCCCACGGTCTCCGGTGCCAAGGACAAGCAGCCCAAGATCACGATCCCCAAGGGCGAGCCGAGCAAGAAGTTCGTCGTCCACTCCGAGAGCGCGGGCGACGGGAAGACCGTGAAGAAGGGCGACTTCGTCTCCTTCGACTTCACCGGCAAGATCTGGAAGAGCGGCAAGGACTTCGGCTCGACCTACGACAAGGGCGGCCAGCCGCAGGTCATCCAGGCGGGCTCCGCGGGGATCATCCCCGCCTTCGCCCAGGCCATGGCCGGGCACAAGGAGGGTGAGCGCGTCCTCGTCGTCGCCCCGCCGTCGGCCGGCTTCGGCGCCCAGGGCAACCAGCAGGCCGGGGTCGCCGCCGACGACACGCTCGTCTTCGTCGTCGACATCAACAAGATCGTCCCGACCACCGAGGTCAAGGGCACGCAGGCGTCGATCCCCTCGGACCTGCCGCAGATCAAGGTCGACGACAAGACCCACAAGGCCGACATCACGATCCCGAAGAACGACCCGCCCACGAAGCTCACCAGCAAGGTGCTCATCCAGGGCAAGGGCGAGAAGATCGAGTCCGGCAACAACGTGATCATGGAGTACAGCGGCGCCGCCTGGAAGATCAACGAGGGCAAGAAGCCCGCGACCCTCTTCGACACCTCCGCCAACCGCGGCGAGCCCTTCGTGACCCCGATCGGCACCGGCGCCGTCATTCCCGGCTGGGACAAGGGCCTCGTCGGCAAGCACGTCGGCGACCGCGTCCTCCTCGTGATCCCGCCGGCCGACGGCTACGGCGACCAGGCCCAGGGCGACACCCTCCCGGCCAAGTCCACCCTCGTCTTCGCGGTCGACGTCGTCGGCGTCGCGAAGTGAGCCCGCGCGGCGGCAGCGGCGTACGGCCCCCGTACGTCCACCGCCGCGCCCCCCGGTGACAGACTGGGCCACGAACGACGGACCGCCCCGCCCGCGGCGGGGCGGTCCTCCTGCCAACACTGGAGCACAGACGTGAGCATCGAGAAGCCCGAGGTCGACTTCCCCGGTGGCGAGCCCCCGGCGGAGCTGGAGATCAAGGACATCTGGGAGGGCGACGGTCCCGTGGCGAAGGCCGGGGACAACGTCCGCGTCCACTACGTGGGTGTCGCCTTCTCCACCGGCGAGGAGTTCGACGCGAGCTGGAACCGCGGCGCGCCGCTCGCCTTCCCGCTCGGCGCCGGCCGCGTCATCGCGGGCTGGGACCAGGGCGTGCAGGGCATGAAGGTCGGCGGTCGCCGCCAGCTCGTCATCCCCCCGCACCTCGCCTACGGCAGCCAGTCCCCGAGCCCCCTGATCAAGCCCAACGAGACGCTGATCTTCGTCTGCGACCTCGTCTCCGTCTGAGCCCCGGAGCACCTCCCGCGCGGCCCCGGGCCCGTACCACGCAGGTACGGGCCCGGGGCCGCGCCCGTACGGAGCCGCTCCCGAACTTTTCCCGCGCCCCCGCGGCGCTGTACGGTCGACGCGGACGAACAGCAGAAAGGGCGTCGATGGCGATTGCCAAGGCCGAGCGGCTCATGAACCTCGCGCTGTGCCTGCTCGGGACCCGCAGGCCGCTGAGCAAGCGTGAGCTGCGCGAGTCCATCGAGGCGTACCTCGAAGCCGCCTCGGACGAGGCGTTCAACCGCATGTTCGAGCGCGACAAGGACGACCTGCGCGAACTCGGCCTCGTCATCGAGACGGTGGAAGGACTCGACGGCGAGATCGGCTACCGCGCGGGCCGCGACAGCAACCGCCTGCCGCCCATCACGCTCGACGCCGAGGAGGCCGCGGCCCTCGGCCTCGCCGCGAAGGTCTGGCAGCAGGCCCGGCTCGCCGGAGCCGCGAGCGGCGCCCTCCAGAAGCTCCGCGCCGCGGGTCTCCCCGAGGACGTCGACCCCTACGGCACCCACACCGCGCTCGAACCGCGCATCCCCGTCCACGAGGCCGCCTTCGAGCCGCTCATGCTCGCCTGCCGCGACCGACGCCCCGTCGTCTTCGACTACCGCAAGTCCACCGCGCCGCGCCCCGAGGCCCGGCACGTCGAGCCCTGGGCCCTGGAGTGCTGGCGCGGCCACTGGTACCTCGCCGGGTACGACCGCGAGCGCGGCGCCGAGCGCGTCTTCCGCCTCTCCCGCATCACCGGCCGGGTCCGCGCCACGCGCGGCGCCTTCACCAGCGAGGTCCCCCCGGTCGTCACCGTCCGCGAGACCGTCGCCGCCTGGGCCGGTGAGAACGCCGACCGCAGCGCCTTCATCCGGCTGCGTGCGGGCTCCGGCTACCCGCTGCGCGCCAAGGCCATCAACGTGCGGTCCGTGGACGGCGAGTGGGACGAGCTGGAGATCCCGTACGGGCACGGGCTCGACGCCTGGCTCGTCGAGTTCGGCCCCGACGTGGTCGTCCTGGAACCGGCCGAGCTGCGCGCCGACGTGCTCGACCGGCTGCGCGCCGTGGCCGCGAGCTGAGCCGCCTCCGCCACGGGACGGCCCCCGTACCCCCGCGAAGCCCCCACCCCGACGCTCCCGACCACGAGAAGGAGGAGGCACATGGCGGCCAACGCCATCGACCAGACCCGGCGGATGCTCTCGCTCGTCACCTACCTGCGCGAGCGGCCGGGCGCCTATGTCGCCGACGTGGCGCGGGCCTTCGGCATCACCGAGGACGAACTCATCTCGGACCTCGACGTGCTGCCGCTGTGCGGGACCAGCTTCCGCGGCGGTGACCTGCTCGACATCGACACCGACGGCGAGCGCATCTGGTGGCACAACGCCGACGACGTCGCGGCCCCGCTCCGGCTCGCCGCCGACGAGGCGACCGCGCTCCTCGTCGCGGCCCGCGCCGTCACGACCCTGCCCGGACTGCGCGAGAGCGACCGGCAGGCGCTGCTGCGCGCGACCGCCAAGCTGGAGACCGCCGCGGGGGACACCGCGGGGGCGAGCAGCAGGCTCTCGGTGACCTTCGAGTCCGAGGGCGGCGTCTTCGCCGAGGTGGACCGCGCGATCGCGGAGCGGCGCCGGTTGTGGCTGCGCTACTACTCGCCCGCGCGCGACGAGCTGACCGAGCGCGAGGTGGACCCCATCCGGCTCTTCGCCGTGGGCCACACCTACATGGAGGCGTGGTGCCGCCTCTCCGAGGACCGGCGCACCTTCCGCCTCGACCGCGTCGCCGCGATCCGCATCCTCGACGAGCCCTCCGCGCCTCCGGAGATGGAGCTGCGCGATCTGTCGGCCGGACTCGTGCAGCCCGCGGCCGACGACCCCGAGGTCACCGTCGAGGTCGCGCCCGCCGGACGCTGGGTCGCCGAGTACTACCCGCACGACAAGGCCGAGGAACTCCCCGACGGCGGACTGCGGATCACGCTGCGCACCCCCGACCCGGCCTCCCTGCGCCGCCTCGCGCTCCGGCTCGGCGCCGACGGCCGTATCGTCGCGCCCGGCGAGCTGGCCACGAGCGCCCGCGCGGCGGCGAAGCAGGCCCTCGCCGCGTACGGCGAGGAGCTGTGACGTCCCGTACGCCCGCCCGAGACCGCGACTCCGCCCGGGACGGTGAGCCCGTCCGGGACGGTGAGCCCGTCCGGGGCGGGGCGCCCGCCCGAGACCGCGAGAGGGAGACAGCCCCGTGACGTCCGCCGAAGGAATCCTGGAAGCGACAGGCGATACCAACGGGCGGCTCTACCGCGCCGCGTGCCCCGCCTGCCGGGCCCGCTTCGACCTCTCCGCCGCCGCGCTGCGGCTCGCCATCGGCGGCAGCCGCAAGACCACCTTCTACTCCTTCACGTGTCCCGAGTGCGGCGAGTCGGTCCGCAAACCGGCGGGGGAGCGGATTGTGGAACTCCTCACAGAAGGCGGCGTCAGCACGCTGCGCCTGCACTCCGCCCTCTGACCCCGGCCTCCCGCCCCCAAGGAACTAGGCTCCCCCGCATGCCCTCGCCCTCCGTTCTCTCCTGGTCCATGATCGCCGTCGCCCTCGGTTTCGCCGGGCTCGCTGTCCTCGGGGTTCTCGGGGTACGGGTGTGGATCGAGGTCCGCCGCCTGGGCCTGCAGGTGGCCCGCACCTCGCAGCGGATCAGCGAGGCGACCGGCGACCTGGAGCGCGCGGCGACCGATCTCGCCCGGACCTCGGGAAGTCTGCCCGCCCAGCGAAGGTGACCTACCGGCGCAGCGACCTGTCATAATCCGCGACCCTCCAGGTACGCTGCTGGCGCGGCCCGGAGCGAGGCGTGGGTCGCGAAACCGGGAATGCGCACAGGGATAGTCCCGTGTTCACCTGTGAGCGCTACGATCGCGGAGCGTACGGAAACCGGACGTGTGTCCAGCTCCCGCTCGCAGCTCCCCATCCCCGCCGCCTCGGTGAGAAGGTAGTACGCCTATGTTCGGAAAGATCGGCGCCCCCGAGATCATCCTCATCCTCGTCGTCGTGGTGCTGCTGTTCGGCGCGAAGAAGCTTCCCGACATGGCCCGTTCGCTCGGCAAGTCCGCGCGCATCCTCAAGAGCGAGGCCAAGGCGATGAAGTCCGAGGGCAAGCAGGACGAGGCCGCCCCGGCCGACCCGCCGGCCGACCAGGCGGTGCCGCGGACCATCCAGGCCGCCCCCGGCGACGTGACCAGCTCCCGCCCGGTCGCCGAGCCCTCGGACACGACCAAGCGCTGAGCGCCCACGCGGCGCCGGAGCAGGCCGGCGTCACCGTACGCACGAGATGAGGACGTGGGTTGCTGAAGTCTGCCCGCACACACGCCGAGAAGGACCCCGAGGGGCGCATGCCGCTCATGGATCACCTCCGTGAGCTGCGCAACCGTCTCGCCAAGGGGGTCCTGGGGATCGTCGTCGTGACGATCGTGGCCGCGTTCTTCTACCAGGACATCGTCGACTTCGTGACGCGCCCCATCATGCACTCGGTGGGCTGCACGGAGACGTTCTCGGACCTGGCCCAGCGGGAGAAGGGCGAGTGCGCGAGGATCGTCATGAACGGGCTGCTCAGTCCCTTCAGCCTGGCGATCAAGGTCTCGCTCATGGCCGGCGTCGTCGGTTCCTCACCGATCTGGCTCTACCAGCTGTGGGGCTTCATCGCGCCCGGCCTGCACCGCAACGAGAAGAAGTACGCCTTCGGTTTCGTCGGCGCGGGCGTCCCCCTCTTCCTCGTCGGCGCCTTCCTGGCCTACCGCACGCTGCCGACGATGGCGAAGGTGCTGCTGGACTTCACCCCGACGAACGCCGAGAACCAGCTGCCCCTGGACGACCTGCTCAACCTCATCACGCGCATGGTGCTGGTCTTCGGCGCCTCGTTCGAGCTGCCGCTGCTCCTCGTCATGCTCAACCTGACCCACATCATCACCGGCAAGCGGATGCTGAGCTGGTGGCGCTGGATGATCATGGGCATCACGGTCTTCGCCGCCGTGGCCACCCCCAGCACCGACCCCGTCAGCATGCTCGCCCTGGCCGGTCCCATCTGGGTCCTCTACTTCGGCGCGACCCTCTTCGCGCTCCTCAACGACCGGCGCCGCGCCGTCAACGACCCGTACGCGGGTCTCGACGACGACGAGGCCGCCCCCCTCGACCTGAGTCCCGCGGACATCGGCGCGGTCGAACGCGTCGGCAGCCCCCGCGCCCTCCCGGAGCAGACCGACCGCGACCGCATCAACGGCTACGACGACGTGACCTGAGACCGCCCCTGTCCCACGGCCCTACCGAGCGGTAAGGTCGCGCCGTGACCAGCGAGATCACCCTCTTCGTGAACCCCACGGCCGGTCGCGGCCGGGGCGCCGCGGCAGCGCGGCCCGCAGCCCGTGTCCTCAGGGACGCGGGCTTCCGCGTGCGGACGGTCGTCGGCACCGACGCCGAGGACGCGGCCTCGCGCGCGAAGGAGGCCGTCGCCGCCGGGACGGCCGCGCTCGTCGCGGTCGGCGGGGACGGGCTGCTCTCGCTCGCGCTCGGGGCCGTCGCGGGGACCCGTACCCCGCTCGGCGTCATCGCGGTCGGCAGCGGCAACGACTTCGGGCGCTCGCTGGGCCTGCCGGTACGGGCGCCCGCCGAGGCCGCCGCGGTCATCGCGCGGGCGCTGCGCGAGGACACGCACCGCGCCGTCGACCTCGGCCGCGTCGCGGGGCGCTGGTACGGCACCGTCCTCGCCACCGGCTTCGACTCGCGCGTCAACGACCGGGGCAACCGGATGCGGCTCCCGCTCGGCCGCTTCCGCTACGACCTCGCGATCCTCGCCGAACTCGCCGCCTTCCGGCCCACCCCCTACCGGCTGCGCCTGGACGACGGGCCCGTGCGCGAGATCGAGGCGACGCTCGTCGCCGTGGGGAACTCGACCTCGTACGGCGGCGGCATGCGGATCTGCGCGGACGCGCGGCTCGACGACGGCCTCCTCGACATCACCGTCGTCGGGCCCTGCAGCCGCGCCACGCTCCTCAAGGTCTTCCCGCGCGTCTACCGGGGCACCCACCTGACGCACCCCGTCGTCACGAGCTACCGCGCCGGTCGCGTGGAGCTCGACGCGGCGGGCCTCACCGGATACGCGGACGGCGAACCGCTCGGCCCCCTCCCGCTCACCGCGACGGCCCACCCCGCCGCGCTGCGCCTCCTCGCGCCGCCCCGCAAGACGGCCCGGGGCTGAGCACGGGCGGGGCCCGAGCGGGGCCCCGCCACGCCGGTGACCTGCGACGACGGAGTACGTCGGTTTTTATGATCGTGTTCTGTCGGCAGGGGCCGGTAGGCTCGATCGCACGATGACAGAGGACCTCTCCCCGGCCGAGCGGTACGCGGCCAGCCGCCGTCGCACCGCCGAAGCCGCCACCGCGCTCGGTGCCTTCCGCGAGATGTACGAGTTCGGGCTCGACCCCTTCCAGATCGAGTCCTGCCAGGCCCTGGAGGCCGGCAAGGGCGTACTCGTCGCGGCGCCCACCGGCTCCGGCAAGACGATCGTCGGCGAGTTCGCCGTGCACCTCGCCCTGCGCCAGGGCAAGAAGTGCTTCTACACGACGCCCATCAAGGCGCTCTCCAACCAGAAGTTCGGCGACCTCAGCAAGCGCTACGGCGCCGACAAGGTCGGTCTGCTCACCGGTGACAACAGCGTCAACGCGGACGCCCCCGTCGTCGTCATGACGACCGAGGTGCTGCGGAACATGCTCTACGCGGGCAGCCCCGCGCTCACCGGGCTCGGGTACGTCGTCATGGACGAGGTGCACTACCTCTCCGACCGCATCCGGGGCGCCGTCTGGGAAGAGGTGATCATCCACCTGCCCGAGTCGGTCACGCTCGTCTCGCTCTCGGCGACCGTCTCGAACGCCGAGGAGTTCGGCGACTGGCTCGACACCGTCCGCGGCGACACCGAGGTCGTCGTCTCCGAGCACCGGCCGGTGCCGCTCTTCCAGCACGTCCTGGCCGGGCGCCGGATGTACGACCTCTTCGAGGAGGGCGGGGGCCGCAAGCGCGCGGTCAACCCCGACCTGCTCCGCATGGCCCGCATGGAGGCCGGACGCACCGGCTACGGCGGCAAGCGGCGCGGGCGCGAGGCCGACAGGGAGCGCGAGCGCCGCCAGCGGAGCCGGACGTGGACCCCGGGACGCCCCGAGGTGATCGACCGGCTCGACTCCGAGGGCCTGCTCCCCGCCATCACCTTCATCTTCAGCCGCGCGGCCTGCGAGGCCGCCGTGCAGCAGTGCCTCTTCGCCGGGCTGCGCCTCAACGACGAGTCCGAGCGCCTCGCCGTGCGCGAGATCGTCGAGGAGCGCACCGCCTCGATCCCGCCCGAGGACCTGCACGTCCTCGGCTACTTCGAGTTCCTGGAGGGCCTGGAGCGGGGCATCGCCGCGCACCACGCGGGGATGCTCCCGACCTTCAAGGAGGTCGTCGAGGAGCTGTTCGTACGGGGCCTGGTCAAGGCCGTCTTCGCGACCGAGACCCTCGCGCTCGGCATCAACATGCCCGCGCGCTCCGTCGTGCTCGAAAAGCTCGTCAAGTGGAACGGCGAGCAGCACGCCGACATCACGCCGGGCGAGTACACCCAGCTCACCGGGCGGGCCGGGCGGCGCGGCATCGACGTCGAGGGGCACGCCGTCGTGCTGTGGCAGCGCGCCATGAGCCCCGAGCACCTCGCGGGCCTGGCGGGCACCCGTACGTACCCGCTGCGCTCCAGCTTCCGGCCCTCGTACAACATGGCCGTCAACCTGGTCCAGCAGTTCGGGCGGCACCGCTCGCGCGAACTCCTGGAGACCTCCTTCGCGCAGTTCCAGGCCGACCGCTCCGTCGTCGGCATCTCCCGCGACGTGCAGCGCAACGAGGCGGGACTCGCGGGCTACAAGGAGTCGATGACCTGCCACCTCGGGGACTTCGAGGAGTACTCGCGGCTGCGCAGGCAGCTCAAGGACCGCGAGAACGAACTCGCCCGCGAGGGCGTCAACCAGCGGCGCGCCGCGGCTGCCGCCGCGCTGGAGAAGCTGCGCCCCGGCGACATCATCCACGTGCCGACGGGCAAGTTCGCCGGGCTCGCCCTGGTCCTGGACCCGGGCGTTCCGGCCGGGCGCGCGGTCGGTGGCCGCCGCGGGCGCGACTTCGACGCCTTCGACGGGCCCCGCCCGCTCGTACTGACCGCCGAGCGGCAGGTCAAGCGGCTCAACGGCGTCGACTTCCCGGTGCCCGTCGAGGCCCTGGACCGGATGCGCGTGCCGAAGTCCTTCAACGCGCGCAGCCCCCAGTCCCGCCGCGACCTCGCCTCGGCGCTGCGCACCAAGGCCGGGCACCTCGTCCCCGAGCGGCACCGCAAGGGCCGTGCCGAGGCCGCGGACGACCGCGAGATCAACCGGCTGCGCACCGAACTGCGCGCGCACCCCTGCCACGGCTGCTCCGAGC comes from Streptomyces sp. Tu6071 and encodes:
- the pafA gene encoding Pup--protein ligase, with translation MDRRIFGLENEYGVTCTFRGQRRLSPDEVARYLFRRVVSWGRSSNVFLRNGARLYLDVGSHPEYATPECDNITELVTHDKAGERILEGLLTDAERRLHEEGIAGDVYLFKNNTDSAGNSYGCHENYLVARHGEFSRLADILIPFLVTRQLLCGAGKVLQTPRGAVFCVSQRAEHIWEGVSSATTRSRPIINTRDEPHADAERYRRLHVIVGDSNMSETTMLLKVGATDLVLRMIEAGTVMRDLTLENPIRAIREVSHDITGRRKVRLASGREASALEVQREYYEKALDFCERRGINTGTVAQVLELWGRTLDAIESEDLDRIGTEIDWVMKYKLIERYRAKHNMTMSNPRVAQIDLAYHDIHRRRGLYYLLEKKGQAARICNDLRIFEGKSVPPQTTRARLRGDFIRRAQEQRRDFTVDWVHLKLNDQAQRTVLCKDPFRSVDDRVEKLIAGM
- a CDS encoding FKBP-type peptidyl-prolyl cis-trans isomerase, with the protein product MHRRLAAFIIVPALALVATACGGDDDSKDKADSSSSPSASAPAESSAPKPVSSASPMPTVSGAKDKQPKITIPKGEPSKKFVVHSESAGDGKTVKKGDFVSFDFTGKIWKSGKDFGSTYDKGGQPQVIQAGSAGIIPAFAQAMAGHKEGERVLVVAPPSAGFGAQGNQQAGVAADDTLVFVVDINKIVPTTEVKGTQASIPSDLPQIKVDDKTHKADITIPKNDPPTKLTSKVLIQGKGEKIESGNNVIMEYSGAAWKINEGKKPATLFDTSANRGEPFVTPIGTGAVIPGWDKGLVGKHVGDRVLLVIPPADGYGDQAQGDTLPAKSTLVFAVDVVGVAK
- a CDS encoding FKBP-type peptidyl-prolyl cis-trans isomerase; the protein is MSIEKPEVDFPGGEPPAELEIKDIWEGDGPVAKAGDNVRVHYVGVAFSTGEEFDASWNRGAPLAFPLGAGRVIAGWDQGVQGMKVGGRRQLVIPPHLAYGSQSPSPLIKPNETLIFVCDLVSV
- a CDS encoding helix-turn-helix transcriptional regulator, with protein sequence MAIAKAERLMNLALCLLGTRRPLSKRELRESIEAYLEAASDEAFNRMFERDKDDLRELGLVIETVEGLDGEIGYRAGRDSNRLPPITLDAEEAAALGLAAKVWQQARLAGAASGALQKLRAAGLPEDVDPYGTHTALEPRIPVHEAAFEPLMLACRDRRPVVFDYRKSTAPRPEARHVEPWALECWRGHWYLAGYDRERGAERVFRLSRITGRVRATRGAFTSEVPPVVTVRETVAAWAGENADRSAFIRLRAGSGYPLRAKAINVRSVDGEWDELEIPYGHGLDAWLVEFGPDVVVLEPAELRADVLDRLRAVAAS
- a CDS encoding helix-turn-helix transcriptional regulator — protein: MAANAIDQTRRMLSLVTYLRERPGAYVADVARAFGITEDELISDLDVLPLCGTSFRGGDLLDIDTDGERIWWHNADDVAAPLRLAADEATALLVAARAVTTLPGLRESDRQALLRATAKLETAAGDTAGASSRLSVTFESEGGVFAEVDRAIAERRRLWLRYYSPARDELTEREVDPIRLFAVGHTYMEAWCRLSEDRRTFRLDRVAAIRILDEPSAPPEMELRDLSAGLVQPAADDPEVTVEVAPAGRWVAEYYPHDKAEELPDGGLRITLRTPDPASLRRLALRLGADGRIVAPGELATSARAAAKQALAAYGEEL
- the tatA gene encoding Sec-independent protein translocase subunit TatA, whose product is MFGKIGAPEIILILVVVVLLFGAKKLPDMARSLGKSARILKSEAKAMKSEGKQDEAAPADPPADQAVPRTIQAAPGDVTSSRPVAEPSDTTKR
- the tatC gene encoding twin-arginine translocase subunit TatC, with amino-acid sequence MLKSARTHAEKDPEGRMPLMDHLRELRNRLAKGVLGIVVVTIVAAFFYQDIVDFVTRPIMHSVGCTETFSDLAQREKGECARIVMNGLLSPFSLAIKVSLMAGVVGSSPIWLYQLWGFIAPGLHRNEKKYAFGFVGAGVPLFLVGAFLAYRTLPTMAKVLLDFTPTNAENQLPLDDLLNLITRMVLVFGASFELPLLLVMLNLTHIITGKRMLSWWRWMIMGITVFAAVATPSTDPVSMLALAGPIWVLYFGATLFALLNDRRRAVNDPYAGLDDDEAAPLDLSPADIGAVERVGSPRALPEQTDRDRINGYDDVT
- a CDS encoding diacylglycerol kinase, translated to MTSEITLFVNPTAGRGRGAAAARPAARVLRDAGFRVRTVVGTDAEDAASRAKEAVAAGTAALVAVGGDGLLSLALGAVAGTRTPLGVIAVGSGNDFGRSLGLPVRAPAEAAAVIARALREDTHRAVDLGRVAGRWYGTVLATGFDSRVNDRGNRMRLPLGRFRYDLAILAELAAFRPTPYRLRLDDGPVREIEATLVAVGNSTSYGGGMRICADARLDDGLLDITVVGPCSRATLLKVFPRVYRGTHLTHPVVTSYRAGRVELDAAGLTGYADGEPLGPLPLTATAHPAALRLLAPPRKTARG
- a CDS encoding DEAD/DEAH box helicase; the encoded protein is MTEDLSPAERYAASRRRTAEAATALGAFREMYEFGLDPFQIESCQALEAGKGVLVAAPTGSGKTIVGEFAVHLALRQGKKCFYTTPIKALSNQKFGDLSKRYGADKVGLLTGDNSVNADAPVVVMTTEVLRNMLYAGSPALTGLGYVVMDEVHYLSDRIRGAVWEEVIIHLPESVTLVSLSATVSNAEEFGDWLDTVRGDTEVVVSEHRPVPLFQHVLAGRRMYDLFEEGGGRKRAVNPDLLRMARMEAGRTGYGGKRRGREADRERERRQRSRTWTPGRPEVIDRLDSEGLLPAITFIFSRAACEAAVQQCLFAGLRLNDESERLAVREIVEERTASIPPEDLHVLGYFEFLEGLERGIAAHHAGMLPTFKEVVEELFVRGLVKAVFATETLALGINMPARSVVLEKLVKWNGEQHADITPGEYTQLTGRAGRRGIDVEGHAVVLWQRAMSPEHLAGLAGTRTYPLRSSFRPSYNMAVNLVQQFGRHRSRELLETSFAQFQADRSVVGISRDVQRNEAGLAGYKESMTCHLGDFEEYSRLRRQLKDRENELAREGVNQRRAAAAAALEKLRPGDIIHVPTGKFAGLALVLDPGVPAGRAVGGRRGRDFDAFDGPRPLVLTAERQVKRLNGVDFPVPVEALDRMRVPKSFNARSPQSRRDLASALRTKAGHLVPERHRKGRAEAADDREINRLRTELRAHPCHGCSEREDHARWAERYHRLLRDTKQLERRIEGRTNTIARTFDRIVALLTELDYLRGEQVTEHGRRLARLYGELDLLASECLRAGVWEGLGPAELAACASALVYESRSGDDAGAPKVPSGKVTSALTEMVRLWGRLDAVEEDFGISRTEGVGQREPDLGFAWAAYEWASGKGLDEVLREAEMPAGDFVRWTKQIIDVLGQIAAAAPGQGSTVPKAARRAVDGLLRGVVAYTSVS